A genomic segment from Bufo bufo chromosome 8, aBufBuf1.1, whole genome shotgun sequence encodes:
- the LOC120978139 gene encoding interferon lambda-3-like — MEGLEIELRSTAERHKTTKQQKKISVDGVKCYTTMTGHKISICDLKPSDRLILTLERVSLTLDVLTNMSTSDTVTNSMKAFLKLRDQLIICRSLPEYSDPASEQLEPWLSHLQDFKDKASPQCVQDAVVLNLISLRMQNVMCPSDP; from the exons ATGGAAGGGCTTGAGATAGAACTGAGATCAACAGCAGAGAGACACAAGACAACCAAGCAG CAAAAGAAAATATCCGTTGATGGGGTGAAATGTTACACCACCATGACTGGACACAAGATATCTATATGTGACCTCAAG CCAAGTGACCGCCTGATCCTGACCCTGGAACGAGTGtcactgacgctggacgtcctgacTAATATGTCTACCTCTGACACTGTAACAAATTCCATGAAGGCTTTCCTTAAATTGAGAGACCAGCTGATAATCTGT AGATCGTTGCCTGAATACAGTGACCCTGCCTCTGAGCAGCTGGAGCCGTGGCTGAGTCATCTCCAAGATTTCAAAGACAAG GCCTCCCCTCAATGTGTCCAGGACGCTGTTGTGCTCAACCTCATCTCATTAAGGATGCAAAATGTGATGTGTCCAAGTGATCCCTAG